One genomic region from Streptomyces sp. NBC_01304 encodes:
- a CDS encoding ATP-binding protein produces the protein MPGRGQVRERGNLPDEATPFIGRAAELRDVSALFAEDRFVTLTGPGGVGKTRIALRAAAALTGQLADGAWLVELSAVLHGRHVAQAVSRALGAADQTSRPLLDVLVDYLRGRELLLVLDTCEHLVEECGRLARLLLDAAPGLRILVTSRQALDVPGERVLTIGPMETALGGDAITMLRARIQEASAAGTLRRHSNHELAQVCALLDGIPLALELAAAPLRTMPADLFIGHLARRMSVLSPDGFDEPSAPDHLDDTGQLATRSRHAGLRTTIGWSHEWCTSEERLLWARLAVFPGSFDILAVDFVCTGDPLFGFDLTDVLNSLIAKSIVLREGVAGARRYRMLDTIREYGAEWLERIGEARRLRLRHRDYYRHLAMSGYEEWIGPDQPAWCARMTVELPNLRAAMDTCLDTSVGASLDMAGDLLFFWFCCGHLREGRHYTEAALALDPTYEGGRARALWSCGLLAMGQGDLDDALQLAVGGQDLAERVDDEMAAAGSLYVQAGALTLQGDTAGALPKYAQAHEGAARTGPDLVKLVSLASWSYAHMMRGEAAEVRAKVQRLKDLSGAIGEIWAGAYGDFVLGNLSIVQGRHGEALTSLRTALEAKSLLDDLYGTAVTLDSMARAAVGAGRAGLAAGLLGLGDKAWGILGTPHLGAPEMVEHRRLCEEQTRAALGSARFERQYRAGFAVESVSAGVRQVLGSIRSPDPTEFA, from the coding sequence CGGTCAACTCGCGGACGGCGCCTGGCTGGTCGAGCTGTCGGCCGTCCTGCACGGCCGCCACGTGGCGCAGGCCGTGTCCCGCGCCCTCGGGGCCGCCGACCAGACGTCCCGCCCGCTGCTCGACGTACTCGTCGACTATCTGCGCGGCCGCGAGCTGCTGCTCGTCCTGGACACCTGCGAACACCTCGTCGAGGAGTGCGGCCGCCTCGCCCGGCTGCTGCTCGACGCCGCGCCCGGCCTGCGCATCCTCGTGACCAGCAGACAGGCCCTCGACGTCCCCGGTGAGCGCGTCCTGACCATCGGCCCGATGGAGACCGCCCTCGGCGGCGACGCGATCACGATGCTCCGCGCCCGCATCCAGGAGGCCTCGGCCGCCGGGACCCTCAGACGGCACAGCAACCATGAACTCGCCCAGGTCTGCGCCCTGTTAGACGGCATCCCGCTGGCCCTCGAACTGGCCGCAGCCCCGCTGCGGACCATGCCGGCCGACCTCTTCATCGGGCACCTCGCCCGCAGGATGTCCGTGCTGTCGCCCGACGGCTTCGACGAGCCGAGCGCACCCGACCACCTCGACGACACCGGGCAGCTCGCCACGCGTTCCCGCCATGCGGGGCTGCGTACCACCATCGGCTGGAGCCACGAGTGGTGCACCAGCGAGGAGCGGCTGCTCTGGGCCCGGCTCGCGGTGTTCCCCGGCAGCTTCGACATACTCGCCGTCGATTTCGTGTGCACCGGCGACCCGCTGTTCGGCTTCGACCTCACCGACGTACTGAACTCCCTGATCGCCAAGTCCATCGTGCTGCGCGAGGGCGTCGCGGGCGCCCGCCGCTACCGGATGCTCGACACCATCCGTGAGTACGGCGCCGAATGGCTGGAGCGGATCGGCGAGGCCCGCCGGCTGCGGCTGCGCCACCGCGACTACTACCGCCACCTGGCGATGAGCGGGTACGAGGAGTGGATCGGCCCCGACCAGCCGGCCTGGTGCGCGCGGATGACCGTGGAACTGCCCAATCTGCGTGCCGCCATGGACACCTGCCTGGACACGTCGGTGGGCGCGTCCCTCGACATGGCCGGCGACCTGCTCTTCTTCTGGTTCTGCTGCGGCCACCTCCGCGAGGGCCGGCACTACACGGAGGCGGCCCTCGCGCTGGATCCCACCTATGAGGGCGGGCGGGCCAGAGCCCTTTGGTCGTGCGGGCTGCTCGCCATGGGGCAGGGCGATCTCGACGATGCCCTGCAGCTGGCTGTGGGCGGGCAGGACCTCGCCGAGCGCGTCGACGACGAGATGGCGGCGGCGGGCTCGCTGTACGTGCAGGCGGGGGCGCTGACCCTGCAAGGTGATACGGCTGGCGCGCTCCCCAAGTACGCGCAGGCCCACGAGGGTGCCGCGCGCACGGGCCCGGACCTGGTCAAACTCGTGAGCCTGGCGTCGTGGAGCTATGCGCACATGATGCGCGGCGAGGCCGCCGAGGTCCGTGCCAAGGTGCAGCGGCTCAAGGATCTGTCCGGTGCCATCGGCGAGATCTGGGCGGGTGCGTACGGCGATTTCGTCCTGGGCAATCTGAGCATCGTCCAGGGCCGCCATGGCGAGGCGCTCACCTCGCTGCGTACGGCCCTGGAGGCCAAGTCGCTCCTGGACGACCTCTACGGCACCGCCGTCACCCTGGACTCGATGGCCCGCGCCGCCGTCGGCGCCGGGCGGGCCGGGCTGGCGGCCGGGCTGCTCGGGCTCGGCGACAAGGCCTGGGGCATCCTCGGCACGCCCCACCTGGGCGCCCCGGAGATGGTCGAGCACCGGCGGCTGTGCGAGGAACAGACCCGCGCGGCGCTCGGGTCCGCGCGCTTCGAGCGGCAGTACCGGGCGGGCTTCGCCGTCGAGTCCGTCAGCGCCGGGGTCCGTCAGGTGCTCGGGTCGATCCGCAGCCCCGATCCGACGGAGTTCGCGTAG
- a CDS encoding esterase-like activity of phytase family protein, with product MRLRVAVVAASLLAAVVPGAAEAAPRAPGACSPYVSVAGYSDSLNKARTGDGRLVGGLSALAVRHDGSVAAVSDRSALFTLDVARGPVPHARATGYFPLADEAGKALDSEGLVVDRDGSHLVTSEVEPSIRRIGPHGEILGRLPVPDALRVAPAGRARTNQTFESLTWLSHGRRLVAGMEGPLADDGVDAAGRTLQRVQTWQRSYGRGEFRLGPQYAYAVDPGKGLVELAPTGDGRLLVLERGFTPDFLLSAKLYVADLRGASDVSGVERLAGDGSVRVARKTLLADLNACPSLGAPSQLPPGNNPLIDNIEGMAVVGGGRGGGRGSGGGSGSGSGGGAGRGLRVLLVSDDNELAQQITRLYGVRVRLPAGSGGGR from the coding sequence ATGCGTCTGCGCGTCGCCGTCGTAGCTGCTTCTCTGCTCGCCGCCGTGGTCCCGGGAGCCGCCGAGGCCGCGCCCCGGGCGCCGGGCGCCTGTTCGCCGTACGTGTCCGTCGCCGGGTACTCCGACTCGCTGAACAAGGCCCGGACGGGCGACGGGCGGCTGGTCGGGGGCCTTTCCGCGCTCGCCGTCCGGCACGACGGGTCGGTCGCCGCGGTCTCCGACCGCTCGGCCCTCTTCACGCTGGACGTGGCGAGAGGTCCGGTGCCGCACGCCCGGGCCACCGGGTACTTCCCGCTCGCCGACGAGGCGGGGAAGGCCCTGGACTCCGAGGGGCTGGTCGTGGACCGGGACGGCAGTCACCTCGTGACGTCGGAGGTCGAACCGTCCATACGCCGCATCGGCCCCCACGGCGAGATCCTCGGCCGCCTCCCCGTCCCGGACGCGCTCCGGGTCGCCCCGGCCGGGCGGGCCCGCACCAACCAGACCTTCGAGAGCCTCACCTGGCTCTCGCACGGGCGGCGCCTGGTCGCGGGGATGGAGGGGCCGCTCGCCGACGACGGGGTGGATGCGGCGGGCCGTACGCTGCAGCGCGTCCAGACCTGGCAACGGTCGTACGGGCGGGGTGAGTTCAGGCTCGGACCGCAGTACGCGTACGCGGTCGACCCGGGCAAGGGCCTGGTGGAGCTCGCACCCACGGGGGACGGGCGGCTGCTCGTCCTGGAACGCGGGTTCACCCCGGACTTCCTCCTCAGCGCGAAGCTGTACGTCGCCGACCTGCGCGGAGCTTCGGACGTATCGGGTGTCGAGCGGCTGGCCGGGGACGGCTCGGTGCGCGTGGCCCGCAAGACGCTGCTCGCGGACCTGAACGCCTGCCCTTCGCTGGGGGCACCGTCCCAACTCCCGCCGGGGAACAACCCGTTGATCGACAACATCGAGGGGATGGCGGTCGTGGGTGGTGGTCGTGGCGGTGGCCGTGGCAGTGGCGGCGGTAGTGGTAGTGGTAGTGGCGGTGGGGCCGGGCGGGGGCTTCGGGTGTTGCTGGTCAGCGATGACAACGAGCTGGCTCAGCAGATCACCCGGCTCTACGGGGTTCGGGTGCGGTTGCCGGCAGGCTCTGGTGGGGGGAGGTAG
- a CDS encoding DUF397 domain-containing protein, producing the protein MSDGAELDWFKSSYSDSSEPGDCVEVATATTHIHVRDSKRTSGPQLTFDATSWADFVTYAAKA; encoded by the coding sequence ATGAGCGACGGCGCCGAACTGGACTGGTTCAAGAGCAGCTACAGCGACAGTAGCGAACCCGGCGACTGCGTAGAGGTAGCCACAGCCACCACCCACATCCACGTCCGCGACTCCAAGCGCACCTCAGGCCCCCAGCTGACCTTCGACGCCACGTCCTGGGCCGACTTCGTCACCTACGCCGCGAAGGCCTGA
- a CDS encoding helix-turn-helix domain-containing protein — MTVDDSVDEPGWDVDPEDEISAVVEYTGHLLKRRRETVGMSVPQFAHAAGYSEDQIRKIERGARIPRTEFLDKADEVLRAGGFISAMKPEMEQARYPKKVRDLAKLEEQATQLESYGNHNLHGLLQTREYAKALFELRQPALSEDKVEREVAGRLARHSIFERDPAPALSFVLEEVTLRRPIGSTMVMQRQLEHLLEVAQLRNVTIQVMPTAHGGHAGMDGKIQVLRFRDGTAVGQSEGAFASRLVSDPKELQILELRYGMIRAQALTPRESLAFTEQVLGET, encoded by the coding sequence ATGACCGTCGACGACAGCGTGGACGAACCTGGTTGGGATGTCGATCCGGAGGACGAGATCAGTGCGGTGGTCGAGTACACCGGACATCTCCTCAAGCGCCGGCGGGAGACGGTCGGGATGAGCGTGCCGCAGTTCGCGCATGCCGCCGGATACAGCGAGGACCAGATCCGCAAGATTGAACGCGGTGCTCGCATTCCGCGAACGGAGTTCCTGGACAAGGCGGATGAGGTATTGCGGGCCGGTGGGTTCATCTCGGCGATGAAGCCGGAGATGGAGCAAGCTCGGTACCCGAAGAAGGTTCGGGATCTGGCGAAGCTGGAAGAGCAGGCGACCCAGCTCGAGTCGTACGGAAACCACAATCTGCACGGCCTGTTGCAGACGAGGGAGTACGCCAAGGCGCTGTTCGAGCTGCGGCAGCCCGCGCTCTCCGAGGACAAGGTCGAGCGGGAGGTAGCGGGCCGCCTGGCGCGACACTCCATCTTCGAGCGGGACCCCGCGCCGGCGCTGAGCTTCGTCTTGGAAGAGGTGACACTGCGGCGCCCCATCGGCAGCACAATGGTGATGCAGCGGCAGCTTGAACACCTTCTGGAGGTAGCCCAGTTGCGCAATGTCACCATCCAGGTGATGCCAACTGCTCACGGTGGCCACGCCGGAATGGACGGGAAGATTCAGGTGCTGAGGTTCAGAGACGGTACGGCCGTCGGACAGTCCGAAGGGGCATTCGCCAGTCGGCTCGTCTCCGACCCGAAGGAGCTCCAGATCCTTGAGCTGCGCTATGGCATGATCCGAGCCCAGGCTCTCACGCCACGGGAGTCGCTGGCTTTTACCGAGCAAGTGCTGGGAGAGACATGA
- a CDS encoding ATP-binding protein has product MNQEIASTQFTILLSVTPRGARLARRLTVEQLAKWACDFENAEQVVAELANNAALHGRVPGRSFRLTLRLTPPNTLRIEVSDTRADLSPRRPAQHADGCAESGRGLLLVEALATRWGTELGPAPLKTVWAEIVRSEAGP; this is encoded by the coding sequence GTGAATCAAGAAATCGCCAGCACTCAGTTCACGATCCTGCTCTCGGTGACGCCCCGAGGTGCCCGCCTCGCCCGTCGACTCACGGTCGAGCAACTCGCCAAGTGGGCATGCGACTTCGAAAACGCTGAACAGGTCGTAGCTGAACTCGCCAACAACGCTGCCCTGCACGGCCGCGTCCCGGGCCGGAGCTTCCGTCTCACGCTGAGGCTCACCCCTCCGAACACGCTCCGTATCGAGGTCTCCGACACCCGCGCGGACCTCTCGCCCCGTCGCCCCGCCCAACACGCCGACGGCTGCGCCGAGTCGGGCCGCGGCCTGCTCCTGGTCGAGGCGTTGGCCACGCGCTGGGGGACGGAGCTGGGGCCTGCCCCGCTCAAGACGGTGTGGGCCGAGATCGTTCGGTCCGAGGCAGGTCCTTAG
- a CDS encoding carboxyl transferase domain-containing protein, with protein MPERTTARTTARGAVAAVADEGSFTELPPPPTDRAGKPNGPLDWQGYADSRARATERTGETESVVCGTAAVGGREVALLSFEFGFLGGSLGERTGDRIEAAYTHAREHRLPVVSLIATGGSRMQEGMLALTQLQRVARQSALTRAAGLAQLAVVRDPTTGGGWATLGAGADVVLALPGAQVGFAGSRVRPPDADPAAYTAQGQLAAGAVDEVVRPEELAGRLALWLRLLSAEAPHAPTAADPPRALGRTDLPATGWDAVERARSAQRPRAGAYLDAYFTERLAISGDRCGGTDPGMLCGFGLHEGRPVAFAAQAGTATRPAGYRTAARLVRLAEHLRIPVLTLVDTPGAANDAEAERAGAGAAIADLFAAVAAATVPLTTLVIGEGGSGGALALAAPGNTWVTPDSYFSVIAPELAAAILKRPADQVRSLADELRLRPQDLAELALVQGTVTR; from the coding sequence ATGCCTGAACGCACGACCGCCCGCACGACCGCCCGCGGGGCCGTCGCGGCCGTGGCGGACGAGGGCTCCTTCACCGAGCTGCCCCCGCCGCCCACCGACCGCGCGGGCAAGCCCAACGGCCCGCTGGACTGGCAGGGTTACGCCGACTCGCGGGCCCGCGCCACGGAACGTACCGGCGAGACCGAATCCGTCGTCTGCGGAACGGCGGCTGTCGGCGGGCGCGAAGTCGCCCTTCTCTCCTTCGAGTTCGGTTTCCTCGGCGGGTCCCTCGGCGAGCGCACGGGCGACCGGATCGAGGCCGCGTACACGCATGCGCGCGAGCACCGCCTGCCGGTCGTGTCGCTGATCGCGACGGGCGGCAGCCGCATGCAGGAGGGCATGCTCGCATTGACCCAACTACAGCGCGTGGCAAGGCAGTCGGCACTCACCCGTGCGGCCGGGCTTGCCCAGCTGGCCGTGGTGCGGGATCCCACGACGGGTGGCGGCTGGGCCACGCTCGGGGCCGGGGCCGATGTAGTGCTCGCGCTGCCGGGGGCGCAGGTCGGCTTCGCGGGGTCGCGGGTGCGGCCGCCGGACGCGGATCCGGCGGCGTACACGGCGCAGGGGCAGTTGGCGGCGGGGGCGGTCGACGAGGTCGTACGCCCCGAGGAGCTGGCGGGGCGGCTCGCCCTGTGGCTGCGCCTGCTCTCCGCAGAAGCCCCGCATGCGCCGACCGCGGCCGATCCGCCCCGCGCCCTCGGCCGGACCGACCTGCCGGCGACCGGCTGGGACGCGGTGGAGCGTGCCCGATCCGCGCAACGCCCTCGCGCCGGGGCCTACTTGGACGCGTACTTCACCGAGCGCCTCGCGATCAGCGGCGACCGCTGCGGCGGCACCGACCCGGGGATGCTGTGCGGGTTCGGGCTGCACGAGGGGCGCCCGGTCGCCTTCGCCGCGCAGGCCGGGACGGCGACGCGGCCCGCCGGATACCGCACCGCCGCCCGCCTGGTCCGCCTCGCGGAACACCTGCGCATCCCCGTGCTCACCCTGGTCGACACCCCTGGCGCGGCGAACGACGCGGAGGCGGAGCGGGCCGGGGCCGGGGCGGCCATCGCCGACCTCTTCGCCGCGGTCGCCGCGGCGACGGTGCCGTTGACCACGCTCGTGATCGGCGAGGGCGGCTCGGGCGGGGCGCTCGCGCTGGCCGCGCCCGGCAACACCTGGGTCACGCCGGACAGTTACTTCTCCGTCATCGCACCCGAGCTCGCCGCGGCCATCCTCAAACGCCCGGCGGACCAAGTCCGTTCACTGGCCGACGAGTTGCGGCTCAGACCTCAGGACCTGGCCGAACTCGCCCTCGTACAAGGGACTGTGACGCGGTGA
- a CDS encoding acyl-CoA synthetase: protein MSSAPPAPFPALFPALAADPGRPALRFGERSLTYGELAAAAGALVPELSGAGISGAGGRVAVWATPTLETAVGVVAALLAGVPVVPLNPKVGERELAHILGDSAPKAVLAGPGEQLPAALDALARTDVEVTPGTGAPDRPVALPAEPDPESPALIVYTSGTTGPPKGAVLPRRAVAASLDALEDAWQWTADDVLVHGLPLFHVHGLILGILGPLRRGGSVRHLGRFSTDGVARELADGATMLFGVPTMYHRIAESVADDAGLAKALSGARLLVSGSAALPVHDHQRIAAAAGCRVIERYGMTETLMNTSVRADGEPRAGTVGVPLAGVELRLVEESGEPCPDDPEAVGEIQVRGPNLFSGYLNRPDADAAAFTEDGWFRTGDMAVRDPDGYVRIVGRKATDLIKSGGYKIGAGEIENALLEHPGVREAAVTGEPDPDLGERIVAWIVPTDPEQPPGEAELADHVAAQLAPHKRPRVVRYLAELPRNDMGKIMKRALDA, encoded by the coding sequence GTGAGTTCTGCCCCGCCAGCCCCCTTTCCGGCCCTCTTCCCGGCCCTTGCCGCGGACCCCGGCCGCCCCGCCCTGCGCTTCGGCGAGCGGTCGCTGACATACGGCGAACTGGCCGCTGCGGCCGGGGCGTTGGTGCCCGAACTCTCCGGGGCCGGCATCTCCGGCGCCGGCGGCCGGGTCGCCGTATGGGCCACGCCCACCCTGGAGACCGCCGTCGGCGTGGTGGCCGCGCTGCTCGCCGGGGTGCCCGTGGTGCCGCTGAACCCGAAGGTCGGCGAGCGGGAGCTGGCGCACATCCTCGGCGACAGCGCACCGAAGGCCGTGCTCGCCGGGCCGGGCGAGCAACTTCCCGCGGCGCTGGACGCGTTGGCGCGTACGGACGTCGAAGTGACCCCGGGAACGGGCGCCCCGGACCGCCCGGTCGCGCTGCCCGCCGAGCCCGACCCGGAGTCCCCCGCCCTGATCGTCTACACCTCCGGCACCACCGGCCCGCCCAAGGGCGCGGTCCTCCCCCGCCGTGCCGTCGCCGCGAGCCTGGACGCGCTGGAGGACGCCTGGCAGTGGACGGCGGACGACGTGCTGGTGCACGGGCTGCCGCTGTTCCATGTGCACGGCCTGATCCTCGGGATTCTGGGCCCGTTGCGGCGGGGCGGATCGGTGCGGCACCTCGGGCGGTTCTCCACGGACGGGGTGGCGCGTGAGCTGGCCGACGGGGCGACGATGCTGTTCGGGGTGCCGACGATGTACCACCGCATCGCCGAGTCCGTGGCGGACGATGCCGGCCTGGCCAAGGCGCTGTCCGGGGCCCGGCTCCTTGTCTCCGGGTCCGCCGCACTGCCCGTGCACGACCACCAACGGATCGCGGCGGCCGCCGGTTGCCGGGTGATCGAGCGGTACGGCATGACGGAAACGCTCATGAACACCAGTGTCCGCGCCGACGGCGAGCCGCGGGCGGGCACCGTCGGCGTGCCCCTCGCCGGGGTCGAGCTGCGGCTGGTGGAGGAGTCGGGTGAGCCGTGCCCGGACGATCCGGAGGCGGTGGGCGAGATCCAGGTGCGCGGCCCCAACCTCTTCAGCGGCTATCTGAACCGGCCCGACGCCGACGCCGCCGCCTTCACGGAGGACGGCTGGTTCCGTACGGGCGACATGGCGGTACGCGACCCCGACGGCTATGTCCGCATCGTCGGCCGCAAGGCCACCGACCTCATCAAGAGCGGCGGCTACAAGATCGGGGCGGGTGAGATCGAGAACGCGCTGCTGGAACACCCGGGCGTGCGCGAGGCCGCGGTCACCGGGGAGCCGGACCCGGACCTGGGCGAGCGGATCGTGGCATGGATCGTCCCGACCGACCCCGAACAGCCGCCGGGCGAGGCCGAGTTGGCCGACCACGTGGCGGCCCAGCTCGCGCCGCACAAACGTCCCCGAGTGGTGCGGTACCTGGCGGAGCTGCCCCGCAACGACATGGGGAAGATCATGAAGCGGGCGCTCGATGCCTGA
- a CDS encoding esterase/lipase family protein: MLRKISAPLAVAAATAALLMPLTTAQAAPSQARPQVKAAHTPVIFVHGYNADPGVWGSLRDDFKADGYTDAELFSWGYDTSQSVNETLSGRFAAYVEQVRAQTGAAKVDVVAHSFGSLVTRWYVKHGGGTSKVAHWVSLAGPNHGTSTAWACALWSQACKDMTPGSYVQDGLAEGDETPGDVAYATWWSNCDEVINPDSSVPLSGATNNAAGCLKHNDLLGDDGVSQGVRAFVR; the protein is encoded by the coding sequence GTGCTGCGCAAAATATCCGCACCCCTGGCCGTCGCGGCTGCCACCGCCGCCCTGCTGATGCCGCTGACCACGGCCCAGGCCGCACCGTCGCAGGCGCGGCCTCAGGTGAAGGCGGCCCACACCCCGGTCATCTTCGTGCACGGCTACAACGCCGACCCCGGCGTCTGGGGTTCGCTGCGGGACGACTTCAAGGCGGACGGGTACACCGACGCCGAGCTGTTCTCCTGGGGCTACGACACCAGCCAGTCCGTGAACGAGACGCTGTCCGGGCGCTTCGCCGCCTATGTGGAGCAGGTCCGCGCCCAGACCGGCGCCGCGAAGGTCGACGTCGTCGCGCACTCCTTCGGGAGCCTCGTCACCCGCTGGTACGTCAAGCACGGCGGCGGCACGTCCAAGGTCGCGCACTGGGTCTCCCTGGCCGGCCCCAACCACGGCACCAGCACCGCCTGGGCCTGTGCGCTCTGGTCGCAGGCGTGCAAGGACATGACGCCGGGCAGCTACGTCCAGGACGGGCTCGCGGAGGGCGACGAGACGCCGGGCGACGTGGCGTACGCGACCTGGTGGTCCAACTGCGACGAGGTCATCAACCCCGACAGCAGCGTGCCGCTCTCCGGCGCGACGAACAACGCGGCCGGGTGCCTCAAGCACAACGATCTGCTGGGCGACGACGGGGTGTCGCAGGGCGTGCGGGCCTTCGTCCGCTGA
- a CDS encoding GNAT family N-acetyltransferase, translating into MPLRITALTDPERSPSGHRLAWLASDGDGSPLGSAYVRMFAREGQEHLAELQLNVHPAERRKGVGAALLAPAVAAVREAGKRSLVAQADAGTPGDRFLAANGFRQVLALTYARLPLAEADLTAVTGLVELPHPGYRLASWRGTVPDELARTFADSRRAMDDMPMDDTDYGVMTWDVERCLAAAKAIADRGELLTTVVAMDESDGTIAGFTELVVPGDGKGDGLHYGTGVLPEHRGHGLGSWMKAESIRRAREEHPGLGGLITDTADNNTHMRAINDSLGYVPTHKALEYQLDL; encoded by the coding sequence TTGCCCCTCCGCATCACCGCCCTCACCGACCCCGAACGCTCCCCCTCCGGCCACCGCCTGGCCTGGCTGGCGAGCGACGGCGACGGCTCACCCCTCGGGTCGGCCTATGTGCGGATGTTCGCCAGGGAAGGGCAGGAACACCTGGCCGAACTGCAGCTGAACGTCCATCCGGCCGAGCGGCGCAAGGGAGTTGGCGCGGCACTGCTCGCGCCCGCGGTGGCCGCCGTACGGGAGGCCGGTAAGCGGTCCCTCGTCGCGCAGGCCGACGCCGGTACGCCCGGCGACCGCTTCCTCGCCGCGAACGGCTTCCGCCAGGTGCTCGCGCTGACGTACGCCCGGCTGCCGTTGGCCGAGGCCGACCTGACCGCCGTCACGGGCCTCGTCGAACTACCGCACCCCGGCTACCGGTTGGCCTCCTGGCGCGGCACCGTGCCGGACGAGCTCGCCCGGACCTTCGCCGACTCCCGTCGCGCCATGGACGACATGCCGATGGACGACACCGACTACGGCGTCATGACCTGGGACGTCGAGCGATGCCTGGCCGCCGCGAAGGCCATCGCGGACCGCGGGGAACTGCTCACCACGGTGGTGGCGATGGACGAGTCGGACGGCACGATCGCCGGGTTCACCGAGCTCGTCGTCCCCGGCGACGGCAAGGGCGACGGTCTGCACTACGGCACCGGCGTGCTGCCCGAGCACCGCGGGCACGGCCTCGGCAGCTGGATGAAGGCCGAGTCGATCCGCCGGGCCCGCGAGGAGCACCCGGGCCTCGGCGGCCTGATCACGGACACGGCCGACAACAACACCCACATGCGCGCCATCAACGACAGCCTCGGCTACGTACCGACGCACAAGGCGCTGGAGTACCAGCTCGATCTCTGA
- a CDS encoding DUF4360 domain-containing protein — protein sequence MSRGLLVSGAMVALFASALPAQAATPGTSVILDPPPDKIVIEVATVNGSGCPQGTAAVAVSEDNTAFTVTYSDYLAQTGGASGPTAFRKNCQLNLVVHVPQGFTYAIASADYRGYASLQAGAKSTEKASYYFQGSPSTASISHPFTGPLNDNWQATDSTDWAQLVWAPCGVQRNFNINTELRVDAGTSDPAKTSFMTMDSTDGDISTIYHIAWKECPH from the coding sequence ATGTCTCGTGGACTTCTCGTGAGCGGCGCGATGGTCGCGCTGTTCGCCTCCGCGCTCCCCGCGCAAGCCGCCACCCCCGGCACCTCCGTGATCCTCGACCCGCCGCCGGACAAGATCGTGATCGAGGTCGCCACGGTCAACGGATCCGGCTGTCCGCAGGGCACCGCCGCCGTCGCCGTGTCCGAGGACAACACGGCCTTCACAGTGACCTACAGCGACTACCTCGCCCAGACGGGAGGCGCTTCGGGCCCGACCGCCTTCCGCAAGAACTGCCAGCTCAACCTGGTCGTACACGTCCCGCAGGGCTTCACCTACGCGATCGCCAGCGCCGACTACCGCGGCTATGCCTCGCTGCAGGCCGGGGCGAAGAGCACCGAGAAGGCCTCGTACTACTTCCAGGGCTCGCCCAGCACGGCATCCATCTCGCATCCGTTCACCGGCCCGCTCAACGACAACTGGCAGGCCACCGACTCGACCGACTGGGCCCAACTGGTCTGGGCACCCTGTGGAGTTCAGCGCAACTTCAACATCAACACGGAACTGCGGGTCGACGCGGGAACCTCCGACCCGGCCAAGACCAGCTTCATGACCATGGACTCCACCGACGGCGACATCAGCACGATCTACCACATCGCCTGGAAGGAGTGCCCGCACTGA
- a CDS encoding maleylpyruvate isomerase N-terminal domain-containing protein → MTTTPPAAAPRTPVTADDVKHAVRLALATLRKAPADAWQGKAGTLEWTCWDTVEHLADDLFSYASRFGLESPPQEREVPFLWEARTPGGPANAVHADPAAGPDGLLQVLEACGAFLVALVRLTPPEVRSYHVFGHSDPEGFAAMGVVETLVHTHDVAEGLGLDWEPPADLCARTLARLFPDAPTDTGPWPTLLWATGRAELPGRPRLTKWRWYGEPRAD, encoded by the coding sequence ATGACCACCACCCCACCGGCGGCAGCCCCCCGCACCCCCGTGACCGCCGACGACGTCAAGCACGCCGTCCGACTGGCCCTCGCCACCCTCCGCAAGGCCCCCGCCGATGCCTGGCAGGGCAAGGCCGGGACGCTGGAGTGGACCTGCTGGGACACCGTCGAGCACCTGGCCGACGACCTCTTCTCGTACGCCTCCCGGTTCGGCCTCGAGTCCCCGCCCCAGGAGCGCGAGGTGCCCTTCCTCTGGGAGGCCCGCACCCCGGGCGGCCCCGCCAACGCCGTGCACGCCGACCCCGCGGCCGGCCCCGACGGGCTGCTCCAAGTCCTGGAGGCGTGCGGTGCGTTCCTCGTGGCGCTGGTCCGTCTGACCCCGCCGGAGGTCAGGTCGTACCACGTGTTCGGCCACTCGGACCCCGAGGGCTTCGCCGCGATGGGCGTCGTGGAGACCCTGGTGCACACCCACGACGTGGCCGAGGGCCTCGGCCTGGACTGGGAGCCGCCCGCGGACCTGTGCGCCCGCACCCTGGCCCGGCTCTTCCCGGACGCCCCGACCGACACCGGCCCGTGGCCCACACTGCTCTGGGCCACGGGCCGCGCGGAACTGCCGGGCCGGCCGCGCCTCACCAAGTGGCGCTGGTACGGCGAGCCGAGGGCCGACTAG